Proteins co-encoded in one Sulfuricaulis limicola genomic window:
- the rimM gene encoding ribosome maturation factor RimM (Essential for efficient processing of 16S rRNA) — MTDPSRPDGLVHFGRITGLFGVQGWVKVFSHARPRETIIDYSPWLVKTAEGWREMVVEDGRAQGKGVVVKLAGVDDRDQASQLIGADIEIKFSQLPPPSKGEYYWAQLVGLEVVTLAGQSLGKVDHLVETGANDVLVVRNGKERWLPATASVIRQVDLEAGVIRVDWDADF, encoded by the coding sequence ATGACCGACCCGTCACGCCCTGACGGCTTGGTGCATTTCGGCCGGATCACCGGCCTGTTCGGGGTGCAGGGCTGGGTCAAGGTTTTTTCCCACGCCCGCCCGCGCGAAACGATCATCGATTACTCGCCCTGGCTCGTGAAAACCGCCGAAGGCTGGCGCGAGATGGTTGTCGAAGACGGGCGCGCGCAAGGCAAGGGTGTGGTGGTGAAGCTCGCCGGCGTGGATGACCGCGATCAGGCGAGCCAGTTGATCGGCGCGGACATCGAGATAAAGTTTTCGCAGTTGCCGCCGCCGTCGAAAGGCGAATATTACTGGGCGCAGCTGGTGGGGCTCGAAGTCGTCACGCTCGCCGGGCAAAGTCTCGGCAAGGTGGACCACCTGGTCGAGACCGGCGCCAACGACGTGCTGGTGGTACGTAACGGAAAGGAGCGGTGGCTGCCGGCGACGGCCAGCGTCATCCGCCAGGTGGATCTGGAAGCGGGCGTGATCCGGGTGGATTGGGACGCGGACTTCTGA
- the rpsP gene encoding 30S ribosomal protein S16, producing the protein MVTIRLARGGANKRPYYRIIVADRRRALNGNNIERIGFYNPLASAKEIKLKVDMERVQYWLSKGAKPTERVADLLKQAAKAA; encoded by the coding sequence ATGGTAACCATACGTCTGGCACGTGGCGGCGCGAACAAGCGGCCCTATTACCGCATCATTGTCGCTGACCGGCGTCGTGCGCTGAACGGCAACAACATCGAGCGCATCGGATTTTACAATCCGCTCGCGAGCGCAAAAGAAATCAAGCTGAAGGTGGACATGGAGCGCGTGCAGTACTGGCTGAGCAAAGGCGCCAAGCCGACCGAGCGCGTGGCTGATCTGCTGAAGCAGGCCGCCAAAGCCGCTTGA
- the trmD gene encoding tRNA (guanosine(37)-N1)-methyltransferase TrmD produces the protein MRIDVISLFPPMFEAISAHGITGRAVKNGLLTLRVWNPRDYTEDKHRSVDDRPYGGGPGMVMMIEPLQRAIRAARGEQGKAVKVMYLSPQGRQLDHAAVLELSKREGMILLAGRYEGIDERLLQAEVDEEWSIGDYVLSGGELAAMVLIDAVTRQLPGALGDEDSAQQDSFVEGLLDCEHYTRPEEYAGRKVPEVLLSGDHEKIRRWRLKRSLGRTWLRRPDLLERLTLNQEQKQLLEEFQREYLKESGVEK, from the coding sequence ATGCGCATTGACGTGATCAGTCTGTTTCCGCCGATGTTCGAGGCCATCAGCGCCCACGGCATCACCGGAAGGGCGGTCAAGAACGGATTGCTGACGCTGCGGGTGTGGAACCCGCGCGATTACACGGAAGACAAGCACCGCAGCGTGGACGACCGGCCTTATGGCGGCGGCCCGGGCATGGTGATGATGATCGAGCCGCTGCAGCGCGCGATCCGCGCGGCTCGCGGCGAGCAGGGCAAAGCGGTGAAGGTGATGTACCTGTCGCCCCAGGGCCGCCAGCTGGATCATGCCGCGGTGCTGGAGCTGTCGAAGCGGGAAGGGATGATACTTCTCGCCGGGCGCTACGAAGGCATCGACGAGCGCCTGCTCCAGGCGGAAGTGGACGAGGAGTGGTCGATCGGCGACTACGTCCTCTCCGGTGGTGAACTGGCGGCGATGGTGCTGATCGACGCCGTGACGCGCCAGCTTCCCGGCGCGCTGGGCGACGAGGATTCGGCGCAGCAGGATTCCTTCGTGGAAGGCCTGCTGGATTGCGAGCATTACACGCGCCCGGAGGAGTACGCCGGGCGGAAAGTGCCGGAAGTATTGCTGTCGGGCGATCATGAAAAGATCCGCCGCTGGCGCCTCAAGCGCTCGCTGGGACGGACCTGGTTGCGCCGGCCGGATTTGCTGGAAAGATTGACGTTGAACCAAGAGCAGAAACAGCTGCTGGAAGAATTCCAGCGGGAATATCTCAAAGAGTCAGGAGTCGAAAAATGA